The Metabacillus litoralis genome contains a region encoding:
- a CDS encoding DUF6044 family protein: MFLDRINSESRLLIFAFFIICLYLSPLFLLGEDAHIRVHDNLDSNLAWYRVLSESGQMLGSSEAKIPQVINGLPRNAYGTEFSLIVWLYAIFPTMVAYALSQTITRVFAFIGMYLLLKDHFLKHKEYTLINVGVALAFALTPFWPSGMLSTLGMPLALWAFLHIRNGERTWKQFLVLTLLPLYSSIVLGFFFFLFGMGVFWLVDFIRGKRNYYFLLALIYMTGMFLVVEYRLVYSFLFDDEPNSRDEYFHARLSLWRVIRLTFKNFVLGHTHVMTVHGIFILTVTLISLYIVITKRLWKEERVFLFLFILNFALSTWYAFWFYKGWLSLTKKFHVMDTFNFARFHFLRPLVIYVGFALGLKIIWNYRKSWKPYAFFFIIAQIVLLIGFNDEVIYHKKPSVKEFYSEPLFKEIKSYIGLPQESYRIASIGIHPAIPQYNGFYTLDTYNNFYPLSYKYEFRKIIEKELEKNKKIRTYFDEWGGRCYIFTDELGKHYMFKKNSKKTLKNLELNTEAFKNLGGSFIFSAVPIENASENNLVLEKTFQSETSVWKIYLYKAM, translated from the coding sequence TTGTTTTTAGATAGGATTAATAGTGAAAGTAGATTGCTTATATTTGCCTTTTTCATCATATGTTTATACCTTTCTCCTCTTTTTCTTTTAGGGGAGGATGCGCATATAAGGGTGCATGATAATCTTGATTCGAATTTAGCATGGTATAGGGTGTTAAGTGAGAGTGGGCAGATGCTTGGTTCAAGCGAAGCGAAGATTCCTCAAGTTATAAATGGATTACCCAGAAATGCATATGGAACAGAATTTAGTCTTATAGTTTGGCTCTATGCTATTTTTCCAACTATGGTTGCTTATGCTTTAAGCCAAACTATAACAAGGGTTTTTGCCTTTATAGGGATGTACTTATTATTAAAGGATCATTTTCTGAAGCACAAAGAATATACCCTTATTAATGTTGGAGTGGCTTTAGCATTTGCATTAACACCATTCTGGCCCTCGGGGATGCTTAGTACACTAGGTATGCCTTTAGCTTTATGGGCATTTTTACATATAAGAAATGGGGAAAGGACTTGGAAGCAGTTTCTAGTATTAACTTTACTGCCTCTATATTCAAGTATTGTATTAGGATTTTTCTTTTTTTTATTTGGAATGGGTGTGTTTTGGTTAGTTGATTTTATAAGAGGAAAACGCAATTATTATTTTCTGTTAGCTCTTATATATATGACTGGTATGTTCTTGGTTGTTGAGTATAGATTAGTTTATTCATTTTTGTTTGATGATGAGCCTAATAGTAGAGATGAATATTTTCATGCAAGGCTATCGCTATGGCGGGTCATTCGCTTAACCTTTAAGAACTTTGTGCTAGGTCACACACACGTAATGACAGTTCATGGGATCTTTATCCTGACAGTAACTCTTATTTCGTTATATATAGTCATAACTAAAAGGTTATGGAAAGAAGAAAGAGTGTTTCTCTTTCTCTTTATACTTAATTTTGCATTATCTACTTGGTATGCCTTTTGGTTTTATAAGGGCTGGCTGTCGCTAACAAAGAAATTTCATGTTATGGATACTTTTAATTTTGCTAGATTTCACTTTTTGAGACCTCTAGTTATATATGTTGGCTTTGCACTAGGGCTAAAAATCATTTGGAATTACAGAAAGAGCTGGAAGCCCTATGCTTTTTTCTTCATTATTGCACAAATTGTTTTACTCATTGGATTTAATGATGAGGTTATTTATCATAAGAAGCCCTCTGTAAAAGAGTTTTATTCAGAGCCACTTTTTAAAGAAATTAAATCTTATATAGGATTACCTCAAGAAAGCTACAGAATTGCTAGTATTGGCATTCATCCGGCAATTCCGCAATATAACGGTTTTTATACACTGGATACATATAATAACTTTTATCCCTTGAGCTATAAGTATGAATTCAGAAAAATTATTGAAAAGGAACTCGAGAAAAACAAAAAAATAAGAACATATTTTGATGAGTGGGGTGGACGATGCTATATCTTTACCGATGAACTTGGTAAGCATTATATGTTTAAGAAGAATTCTAAAAAAACGTTAAAAAATCTAGAGTTGAATACAGAAGCATTTAAAAACCTAGGTGGTTCATTTATTTTTTCAGCTGTTCCAATAGAAAATGCAAGTGAGAATAATCTAGTACTAGAAAAGACATTTCAAAGTGAAACTTCGGTTTGGAAAATCTACTTATATAAAGCAATGTAA
- a CDS encoding GtrA family protein — MHQTIKNYYNKSNTVIRFIGVGIINTTIGISLIFLLLNVFGFSYWISTFIGNGIGAIISYILNRNFTFNSNVNNKKGIVLFLFVILVSYYVSYNIGYSLINKNVLSTNLYGEELSILFAAFIYTVLNYLGQRYLTFK, encoded by the coding sequence ATGCATCAGACCATAAAGAATTACTATAATAAGTCAAACACTGTTATACGATTTATAGGAGTAGGGATCATAAATACGACCATTGGAATCTCATTGATTTTCTTGCTATTAAATGTATTTGGCTTCTCCTATTGGATATCAACTTTTATAGGCAATGGTATAGGAGCCATAATTAGCTATATTCTTAATCGTAATTTTACGTTTAATAGCAATGTTAATAATAAAAAAGGGATTGTTCTATTCTTATTTGTCATATTAGTAAGCTATTATGTCTCTTACAATATAGGATACAGTTTGATAAATAAGAATGTCCTAAGTACCAACTTATATGGAGAAGAGCTTTCGATATTGTTTGCTGCATTTATCTATACAGTATTGAACTATTTAGGACAGAGATACTTAACATTTAAATAG
- a CDS encoding glycosyltransferase family 2 protein, translating into MEPILTIVVPCYNEEEVLPETLTVLMNTLEDLIEDRLISDQSNILLVDDGSKDQTWSIIYKESLQNRKVHGLKLARNVGHQSALLAGLIAAKDSSDCVVSIDADLQDDVDVIKDFILKYNEGFDIVYGVRDKRDTDQLFKKTTAEAFYKVMQKLGVNLIYNHADYRLMSKRAVEELEKFEEVNLFLRGIVPLIGFPSTSVYYDRKERFAGDTKYPLKKMISFAFEGITSFSVTPIRFVLLLGLLSFFTSLLFGSYFVTLKFIGETETGWTSLITSIWLIGGLQLIAIGLIGEYIGKIYKESKRRPRYSIDINTLGLTKQLIKRNIETDASDHKELL; encoded by the coding sequence ATGGAACCGATACTTACAATAGTCGTACCATGCTATAACGAAGAAGAGGTCTTGCCTGAAACTTTAACTGTACTAATGAATACACTAGAAGATCTTATAGAAGACAGGCTAATATCAGACCAGAGTAATATATTACTTGTAGATGATGGGAGCAAAGATCAAACTTGGTCTATTATCTATAAAGAAAGCTTACAAAATAGAAAAGTACATGGTTTAAAACTAGCAAGAAATGTTGGGCACCAGAGTGCCTTATTAGCAGGACTAATCGCAGCAAAAGATTCGTCAGATTGTGTTGTATCTATTGATGCAGACTTACAAGATGACGTAGATGTTATAAAGGATTTTATCTTAAAGTATAATGAGGGCTTCGATATTGTATATGGAGTAAGAGATAAACGAGATACTGATCAATTATTTAAGAAAACAACTGCAGAGGCATTCTACAAGGTAATGCAGAAGCTGGGTGTAAATTTAATCTATAACCACGCTGATTATCGTTTAATGAGTAAAAGAGCTGTTGAAGAGTTAGAGAAATTTGAAGAAGTAAATTTATTTTTAAGAGGAATTGTTCCTTTAATAGGGTTTCCGTCTACATCTGTTTATTATGATCGAAAAGAAAGATTTGCTGGAGATACAAAATACCCTTTAAAGAAAATGATTTCCTTTGCTTTTGAAGGAATTACCTCTTTTTCAGTAACACCAATAAGGTTTGTTTTACTTCTAGGATTGCTCTCCTTTTTTACTAGTTTGTTATTTGGATCATATTTCGTAACGTTAAAGTTTATAGGAGAAACAGAAACAGGATGGACATCATTAATTACATCTATTTGGCTAATTGGAGGATTACAGTTAATAGCCATTGGATTAATTGGCGAGTACATTGGGAAGATTTATAAAGAGTCAAAAAGGCGACCAAGATATAGTATTGATATAAATACTTTAGGTTTAACAAAACAACTTATTAAAAGGAATATTGAAACCGATGCATCAGACCATAAAGAATTACTATAA
- a CDS encoding glycerophosphodiester phosphodiesterase family protein: MRGKSGKKSIVTMFVTSALIFSAAPSFIGLDTSAYADQSDYVLVNENFDQITNGQLPSGWKLVQGKAAIQEGKLFLTSSSSASPARVIVPLGDETGDYIFEADMTFVSAVEDTRWASLMYRIQSENYPYYQFALRRGTTALNGLEFAIRNANNQWVVPETNFYPEKFEFNKTYKLKVVTSKNRVQQFVNGKLVIDTDLASQWLNGDVGFQANGASVQFDNVKVTTMSEVLPPIENGGAFIPEETETNIINPPTLIANSSAMNTSESVSSVVLPVKMNANGKLLTNDKKLSEVLKSIKNKRIPIIKVEEENLTEAIIEELNSTQTNDVHFISSNPSILKDLRSNYPTARGGLIYNKNSMNKNDLEKFAQDIHKNKGKVAIISQKILTQEIVHYLHSRTISVWGIGAESDNSAHEMIHIGVDAIISNTPEYTTKALKEYPENTIIQRPIVAAHRGVPSLAPENTMAGYKLAYDLGADMIETDLKITKDRHLVIMHDNTVDRTTNGTGRVRDLTLEEIRALDAGGGFSSKFKGEKVPTFKEFLQEFKGKEVVLLVELKDTGIEEQVIEEIEEANMVDQVVLQSFNLGSMTKINDLKPEIPIGYLFSTGVPETEAGKLKNAQKMLEYGTSQKVTINASYGSIYQELNTYVRQRGMLNMHWTFRDEGSFSDKLKEGMIGPITDYIQWLTDSPINLESPIKKVNLKVGKTSIINAKAFVDYRVDKKENIKTELYIIGNSDIVRIDGNTIEAIAPGEAQVFVKNTFTMLGKEWNVVAEPIEVNVSE; this comes from the coding sequence ATGAGAGGAAAATCAGGAAAGAAAAGCATTGTAACTATGTTCGTGACATCTGCACTTATTTTTAGTGCAGCACCATCTTTTATTGGTTTGGACACAAGTGCATATGCCGATCAATCAGATTACGTATTGGTGAATGAGAATTTTGACCAGATAACAAATGGACAACTCCCATCTGGTTGGAAGTTAGTTCAAGGTAAAGCAGCTATACAAGAAGGAAAATTATTTCTTACATCTTCTTCATCCGCAAGTCCAGCAAGAGTCATTGTACCGCTTGGTGATGAAACTGGAGATTATATCTTTGAAGCTGATATGACCTTTGTTTCTGCAGTTGAAGATACACGATGGGCTTCGTTAATGTACCGCATTCAATCTGAAAACTACCCTTATTATCAGTTCGCTCTCCGCAGAGGAACAACGGCGTTAAATGGATTGGAATTTGCAATCAGAAATGCAAATAATCAATGGGTTGTACCTGAAACAAATTTTTATCCTGAAAAATTTGAATTCAACAAAACATACAAACTTAAAGTTGTCACTAGTAAAAATCGTGTACAGCAGTTTGTAAATGGGAAATTGGTTATTGATACCGACCTGGCTAGCCAGTGGTTGAACGGTGATGTTGGCTTCCAAGCAAACGGAGCCAGTGTTCAATTTGATAATGTAAAAGTGACAACAATGTCTGAAGTGCTACCTCCTATTGAGAATGGTGGAGCTTTCATTCCGGAGGAAACAGAAACAAATATTATCAATCCACCGACACTAATTGCTAACAGTTCTGCTATGAATACTTCAGAGTCAGTTTCATCTGTGGTACTTCCTGTAAAAATGAATGCGAATGGGAAACTACTAACTAACGATAAAAAGTTAAGTGAAGTCTTAAAATCAATAAAAAATAAGCGAATTCCAATTATTAAAGTGGAGGAAGAAAATCTAACAGAAGCAATTATAGAAGAATTAAATAGTACACAAACTAATGATGTTCATTTTATCTCTAGTAATCCCTCTATATTAAAAGATTTAAGGTCGAACTATCCAACTGCACGTGGTGGGCTAATATATAATAAAAATTCAATGAATAAAAATGATTTAGAGAAGTTTGCTCAAGATATTCATAAAAATAAAGGGAAAGTAGCTATCATTTCGCAGAAGATTTTAACACAAGAGATAGTTCATTATTTACACAGTAGGACAATCTCTGTATGGGGGATAGGCGCTGAATCTGATAATTCGGCACATGAAATGATTCATATTGGTGTAGATGCAATTATTTCAAATACACCAGAGTACACAACAAAGGCACTAAAAGAATATCCTGAAAATACGATTATTCAAAGGCCAATAGTTGCAGCTCATCGCGGTGTTCCATCATTGGCTCCAGAAAATACAATGGCTGGTTATAAGTTAGCGTATGATCTCGGTGCGGATATGATTGAAACGGACTTAAAAATAACAAAAGATCGTCATTTAGTTATCATGCATGATAATACTGTGGATAGGACAACCAATGGAACAGGTAGGGTTCGTGATCTAACTCTTGAAGAGATTCGTGCATTAGATGCAGGGGGGGGATTCAGCTCTAAATTTAAGGGAGAGAAAGTACCAACCTTTAAGGAGTTTTTACAGGAATTTAAAGGAAAAGAAGTTGTTTTACTAGTCGAGTTGAAAGATACGGGGATTGAGGAGCAAGTGATTGAAGAAATCGAAGAAGCGAATATGGTAGATCAGGTTGTCCTGCAAAGTTTTAACTTAGGGAGCATGACAAAGATAAACGATCTGAAGCCTGAGATACCTATTGGTTATCTATTTTCAACCGGTGTTCCTGAAACTGAAGCAGGTAAATTGAAAAATGCTCAAAAAATGCTAGAGTATGGAACAAGCCAAAAGGTGACTATTAATGCTAGCTATGGAAGTATATATCAAGAATTAAATACCTATGTACGTCAACGTGGTATGCTGAATATGCATTGGACATTTAGGGATGAAGGTTCTTTTAGCGATAAACTAAAAGAAGGTATGATTGGACCAATTACAGATTATATACAATGGTTAACTGACTCACCTATAAACCTTGAATCACCAATAAAGAAGGTAAACTTAAAGGTTGGAAAAACATCTATAATTAATGCAAAAGCATTTGTTGATTACCGAGTCGATAAAAAAGAAAATATTAAAACAGAGCTCTACATCATTGGAAATTCTGATATTGTTCGTATAGATGGAAATACCATAGAAGCAATAGCACCGGGAGAAGCTCAAGTTTTTGTGAAAAATACGTTTACGATGCTAGGTAAGGAATGGAATGTGGTAGCAGAGCCGATTGAAGTGAATGTTTCAGAATAA